The following proteins are co-located in the Pseudomonas sp. ATCC 13867 genome:
- a CDS encoding C39 family peptidase, producing MRSLFALTLLLLTGIADAAYLPFAALPGGNLAYKEVQSIRERRFADLVEQKTDFSCGAAALATILEKAYNAPLDEQTVIQGMLTYADAEQVRKQGFSMLDMKRYVESMGMRARGYRIQAEQLEQLKIPVIVLMEIRGYKHFVVLQRTQGNWVYIGDPALGHKRYTRDDFNKGWNGIVFAVIGHGYDRNNPLLSPPEPLTARDRLDRFRPVRDADLMDFGFIHSDFF from the coding sequence ATGCGCTCTCTCTTTGCCCTGACATTGCTGTTGCTGACCGGAATCGCCGACGCGGCCTACCTGCCGTTCGCCGCGCTGCCCGGCGGCAACCTCGCGTACAAGGAAGTCCAGAGCATCCGTGAGCGCCGCTTCGCCGACCTGGTGGAACAGAAAACCGACTTCAGCTGCGGCGCCGCCGCCCTGGCAACCATCCTCGAGAAGGCCTACAACGCCCCGCTGGATGAGCAGACAGTGATCCAGGGCATGCTGACCTACGCCGACGCCGAACAGGTGCGCAAACAGGGCTTCTCGATGCTGGACATGAAGCGCTACGTCGAGAGCATGGGTATGCGCGCCCGCGGTTATCGCATCCAGGCCGAGCAGCTCGAGCAACTGAAGATTCCGGTGATCGTCCTGATGGAAATCCGTGGCTACAAGCACTTCGTGGTGCTGCAGCGCACGCAGGGCAACTGGGTCTACATCGGCGACCCCGCATTGGGCCACAAGCGGTACACCCGCGACGACTTCAACAAAGGCTGGAACGGCATCGTGTTCGCGGTCATCGGTCATGGCTATGACCGCAACAATCCGTTGCTGAGCCCGCCGGAACCCCTGACAGCTCGAGACCGGCTGGACCGTTTCCGCCCCGTCAGGGATGCCGATCTGATGGACTTTGGCTTCATTCACAGCGACTTCTTCTGA